One window from the genome of Nicotiana tomentosiformis chromosome 5, ASM39032v3, whole genome shotgun sequence encodes:
- the LOC104098618 gene encoding uncharacterized protein: MKNHYDYLKEKYQAWLPITKKTGNIYDPATNTILMSNSEWDEYIKAHPKAKALKTSPLSFPDLCTKLFEGSTATGIHGWSPSYTYPIGPHIEECMEKLEALEWEEPLYSATVSILCEGESYRKAWMKITEVNKLESWIKATGKKMGIF; encoded by the exons ATGAAGAATCATTATGATTATCTAAAAGAAAAGTATCAAGCTTGGTTGCCAATAACTAAAAAGACTGGCAATATTTATGACCCAGCAACCAATACCATTCTAATGTCTAATAGTGAGTGGGATGAGTACATAAAG GCTCATCCAAAAGCAAAGGCATTGAAGACTTCACCTCTATCCTTCCCTGATCTTTGTACAAAACTTTTTGAGGGTTCTACTGCAACAGGAATTCATGGTTGGAGTCCAAGCTATACATATCCTATCGGGCCTCACATTGAGGAATGTATGGAAAAATTAGAAGCACTTGAATGGGAAGAACCACTATACAGTGCAACTGTTAGTATACTTTGTGAAGGTGAAAGCTATAGGAAAGCATGGATGAAAATTACAGAAGTCAACAAATTAGAGAGTTGGATTAAGGCCACGGGGAAAAAAATGGGAATTTTTTGA